One genomic region from Yersinia canariae encodes:
- the pgaB gene encoding poly-beta-1,6-N-acetyl-D-glucosamine N-deacetylase PgaB, which produces MAKILFIIRIFVVGMLTLWASACYAEKPVFVPPAERALPQSERPWQKNTFVVIAYHDVEDDSADQRYLSVRSSALSEQLAWLKDNRYNVISVDQILAARNGGTPLPNKAVLLTFDDGYSSFYTRVFPLLEANNMSAVLAPVGTWIDTPPNKKVDFGGLSTDRNRFLTWKEIGEMSKSKLIEIGAHTYASHYGVIANPQGNTEPAAANLIYDPKTKKYETEAAFKQRMEKDVSLITERIIKATGKQPRVWVWPYGAANGTVLNILRQHGYQMAMTLEPGIANVNDLMNIPRILISNNPSLKDFAQLVTLVQEREIMRVAHVDLDYLYDPDPVQEKENLDKLVQRISDLRVTTVFLQAFSDPKGDGNIREVYFPNRWIPMRQDLFNRVAWQLASRPDVDVYAWMPVLAFEMDPSLPRITRIDPKTGKTSIDPDQYRRLSPFNPEARQRIIDIYRDMAYSAPIDGVLYHDDAVMSDFEDASPDAIRAYEKAGFPGSITTIRNDPETMARWTRYKSKYLVDFTNELTRQVRDIRGPQVKSARNIFAMPILEPESEAWFAQNLDDFLANYDWVAPMAMPLMEKVPLSESNEWLSQLVNKVAQRPGALNKTVFELQSKDWTKPEGSNAISGAILAGWMRQLQLNGAQNFGYYPDNFITGEPPLKDVRPVLSSAWYPLYDR; this is translated from the coding sequence ATGGCAAAGATATTATTTATAATCCGGATTTTTGTAGTCGGAATGTTAACGCTATGGGCTTCAGCGTGTTATGCCGAGAAACCCGTATTCGTTCCACCGGCTGAACGCGCCTTGCCGCAAAGCGAAAGGCCGTGGCAAAAGAATACCTTTGTGGTCATTGCGTATCATGATGTTGAGGATGATTCTGCTGACCAGCGGTATTTGTCTGTTAGAAGTAGCGCATTAAGTGAGCAATTGGCCTGGTTGAAAGATAATCGCTACAACGTGATTTCTGTCGATCAGATTTTGGCCGCTCGCAACGGTGGCACGCCATTGCCGAACAAAGCCGTATTGCTGACGTTTGATGATGGTTACAGTAGTTTTTATACCCGTGTTTTCCCACTGTTAGAAGCCAATAATATGAGCGCAGTATTGGCACCGGTAGGTACATGGATTGATACACCGCCGAATAAAAAGGTGGATTTCGGTGGATTAAGTACTGATCGCAATCGTTTCCTGACATGGAAAGAGATCGGTGAAATGTCTAAATCGAAGCTGATTGAAATCGGTGCTCATACCTATGCGTCTCATTATGGTGTGATTGCTAACCCGCAGGGGAATACCGAGCCAGCTGCAGCTAATCTGATTTACGACCCAAAAACGAAGAAGTATGAAACTGAAGCGGCATTCAAACAGCGGATGGAAAAAGACGTTTCATTGATTACTGAACGCATTATTAAAGCGACCGGTAAGCAACCTCGAGTTTGGGTTTGGCCTTATGGTGCGGCGAATGGCACCGTACTTAATATCTTGCGCCAACACGGTTATCAGATGGCGATGACATTGGAACCCGGTATTGCTAACGTCAATGATTTGATGAATATCCCCCGTATTCTGATCAGCAATAACCCTTCGTTAAAAGATTTTGCGCAGTTGGTCACGTTGGTACAAGAAAGAGAGATAATGCGCGTCGCGCATGTCGATTTAGACTATCTGTACGATCCTGATCCCGTACAGGAGAAGGAAAATCTCGACAAACTGGTACAGCGGATTTCTGATTTACGTGTGACAACGGTGTTCTTACAAGCGTTTTCTGACCCGAAAGGGGATGGCAATATCCGCGAGGTGTATTTCCCTAACCGCTGGATACCGATGCGCCAAGACTTATTTAACCGCGTTGCATGGCAATTAGCATCACGTCCAGATGTTGATGTCTATGCTTGGATGCCAGTGTTGGCATTCGAAATGGACCCTTCATTGCCACGGATTACGCGTATTGATCCGAAAACCGGCAAAACAAGCATCGATCCTGACCAATATCGCCGTCTGTCGCCATTTAACCCCGAAGCCAGACAGCGCATTATCGATATATACCGCGATATGGCCTATAGCGCACCGATTGATGGCGTGCTCTATCACGACGATGCCGTGATGTCTGATTTTGAAGATGCTTCACCGGATGCTATTCGTGCATACGAAAAAGCCGGTTTCCCAGGTTCGATTACTACCATACGCAATGATCCTGAAACCATGGCGCGCTGGACTCGCTATAAGAGTAAATATCTGGTTGATTTCACAAACGAACTCACACGCCAGGTGCGTGATATCCGCGGCCCGCAAGTCAAATCCGCTCGTAATATATTCGCTATGCCGATTTTAGAACCGGAAAGTGAAGCATGGTTTGCGCAGAACCTTGATGATTTCCTGGCAAACTATGATTGGGTTGCCCCGATGGCAATGCCGTTAATGGAAAAAGTACCGTTATCTGAGTCTAACGAGTGGCTATCACAACTGGTCAATAAAGTTGCGCAACGCCCGGGAGCATTGAACAAAACTGTATTTGAACTGCAATCGAAGGACTGGACTAAGCCTGAGGGCAGCAATGCCATTAGTGGGGCGATACTGGCGGGATGGATGCGCCAGTTGCAGTTAAATGGCGCGCAAAATTTTGGTTACTATCCGGATAACTTTATCACTGGCGAACCACCGCTAAAAGATGTCCGCCCTGTGCTATCTTCTGCCTGGTATCCTTTATATGATCGATAG
- the pgaC gene encoding poly-beta-1,6-N-acetyl-D-glucosamine synthase, which produces MIDRIIALLILCLVLSIPAGMILLFTGDVLLNFVFFYPLFMSGIWITGGVYFWLRRERHWPWGDDVPPPELKGNPLVSILIPCFNEGLNARETIHAALAQTYTNIEVIAINDGSSDDTAQVLDAMLVEDPRLRVIHLAHNQGKAIALRMGAAAARSEYLVCIDGDALLDKKAVPYLVAPLIANPRTGAVTGNPRIRTRSTLVGRVQVGEFSSIIGLIKRTQRVYGQVFTVSGVVAAFRRRALADVGYWSPDMITEDIDISWKLQVRHWSVFFEPRGLCWILMPETLRGLWKQRLRWAQGGAEVFLKNMFKLWRWRNRRMWLLFLEYSLSITWAFTYLFSIILFLLGLVITLPPGIHVQTVFPPAFTGMVLALTCLMQFAISLVIERRYEPKLGSSLFWIIWYPMVYWMLSLFTTVVAFPKVMLNTKRKRARWVSPDRGIGRVKP; this is translated from the coding sequence ATGATCGATAGAATTATTGCATTACTCATCCTATGCCTGGTACTGAGCATTCCTGCGGGTATGATCCTGCTCTTTACTGGCGACGTGTTGCTGAATTTTGTCTTCTTCTATCCGCTCTTTATGTCCGGGATCTGGATAACAGGCGGTGTTTATTTCTGGCTACGCCGTGAAAGACATTGGCCTTGGGGGGATGATGTTCCCCCGCCAGAATTGAAAGGTAATCCGCTCGTTTCAATCCTAATTCCTTGTTTTAACGAAGGATTAAATGCACGGGAAACCATTCATGCCGCTTTGGCGCAGACTTACACTAACATTGAGGTCATCGCAATCAACGATGGCTCCAGTGATGACACCGCACAAGTGTTGGATGCCATGTTGGTCGAAGATCCGCGCCTGCGAGTTATTCATCTGGCCCATAATCAGGGGAAAGCGATAGCCCTACGTATGGGGGCGGCGGCGGCGCGCAGTGAATATCTGGTTTGTATCGATGGTGATGCCTTACTCGATAAAAAAGCGGTGCCTTATCTGGTGGCACCGCTGATTGCTAACCCACGTACGGGGGCTGTGACCGGCAACCCACGTATACGCACACGTTCAACCTTGGTCGGCCGTGTTCAGGTGGGGGAGTTTTCTTCCATCATTGGGCTGATTAAGCGGACGCAACGCGTTTATGGGCAAGTCTTTACTGTTTCCGGAGTAGTGGCCGCCTTTCGCCGCAGAGCATTAGCGGATGTGGGCTACTGGAGCCCAGATATGATCACGGAAGATATTGATATCAGCTGGAAGCTACAAGTTCGGCACTGGTCTGTATTCTTTGAGCCGCGCGGATTGTGCTGGATTTTGATGCCAGAAACCCTGCGAGGTTTATGGAAACAACGTCTGCGCTGGGCGCAGGGTGGGGCAGAAGTGTTCCTGAAGAATATGTTCAAGTTGTGGCGCTGGCGCAATCGCCGGATGTGGCTCTTATTCCTTGAATATTCACTGTCTATTACTTGGGCATTTACTTACCTGTTCAGTATCATCCTGTTCCTGCTGGGTTTGGTGATTACCTTACCACCGGGAATTCATGTGCAAACAGTGTTCCCGCCAGCCTTTACCGGGATGGTATTGGCGCTGACCTGTTTGATGCAGTTTGCTATCAGTTTGGTGATTGAACGGCGCTATGAACCAAAACTGGGGAGTTCGCTATTCTGGATTATCTGGTACCCAATGGTTTACTGGATGCTAAGTTTGTTTACGACCGTGGTGGCGTTCCCCAAAGTCATGCTCAATACCAAGCGTAAACGTGCGCGTTGGGTGAGCCCAGATCGCGGAATAGGGAGGGTTAAGCCATGA
- the pgaD gene encoding poly-beta-1,6-N-acetyl-D-glucosamine biosynthesis protein PgaD gives MSEPLIHTEQRAIPRWIDIIITALAWVGFIFLFAKGFFDMIDRAPNMGPIPFRLYILSGLTTLALYVAIALFNAVVIIIWAKYNQVRFQVERRGHRPHLDDDELANSMEMTAEMIAQLKAGSCLTLYNDEHGQLLDVKEGLQLPSVAPVVNLRRG, from the coding sequence ATGAGTGAACCTCTGATTCATACTGAGCAGCGGGCTATCCCCCGCTGGATAGATATCATTATCACCGCTTTAGCTTGGGTTGGTTTTATCTTCCTATTTGCTAAGGGTTTTTTTGACATGATCGACAGAGCGCCAAATATGGGGCCGATACCCTTTAGGCTCTACATACTCAGCGGTCTAACCACCCTTGCTTTGTATGTGGCCATCGCGTTGTTTAATGCTGTGGTTATCATTATTTGGGCCAAATATAACCAAGTGCGTTTTCAGGTTGAGCGTCGTGGTCATCGTCCGCATTTAGATGATGATGAACTTGCGAATAGTATGGAAATGACGGCTGAGATGATTGCCCAATTAAAAGCAGGCTCTTGTCTTACACTGTATAATGATGAACACGGCCAATTACTGGACGTCAAAGAAGGATTACAACTTCCCTCTGTGGCGCCGGTGGTCAATTTACGCCGAGGGTGA